In the Bacteroidales bacterium genome, GTAGGTCTGAAAAAGAATTTCAATTATTTTTCCTCCAGAAATGGAGTCAACCTGCCCGTGTAACTGATATTAAGTTTGGGCATGGCCCGGGTGCAGGCAATATAAAGCATCTGTCGATTGGGCTCGGTATGGTAATTTTGCCTGTTGGTCCGGGGGACGATCAACCTGGTTAAACTCCAGCCTCTTGGCTAAATGAGCCGAGCTGATGACCACACCACCGGTAAAGGCGACACTGGATGGATTCAGAAGGTGAATATCTTCAGAAGAACGATCCAATAAAAATTGGCCAAAAACGACATTCCTTGTTTTACATTATGTGTTTTTATCCACAACAACCACTACCGCTATTCATACCTTGCAATCTAAATCCATTTGGCCCATGTTCTATTGTTACGTTTTCAAGTGTTGAAAGCAATTCTTTTTCAACGAAGAAATCTATATTTTCTAAATGAACTACTGTTTCGTTTGGATTGGGCTGAAAAGCAACCTCCATTTGAATGGCTGGGCCGCAACAGCCCTGTGAACTGAAAATATGGATACCGGCCCCCGGTTTTTCAAAACCGTCAAGGACTTTTTTTAACTCTATAGATGCTTGTTCTGATACGTTCATACCAATGAAGTTTTATGTTTATACAAGTTATCTGTGAAAATGTTTTCACTTAAGTATTTAATAGCTGTTAAACCTATGATCTCATGCTGATAAAGGGGTATTTTAAACAAAGGCTTATCCCCGAACAATTCTTTTGCATTGTGCAGGTAATGTTGCTGTAGTTTCCAGCGTTCGCGCGAAAAATCATCGGGACAATCGGTCTCATTTATGATGTTGTTCAGAAAAACGCCCTGAATGGTAATCCCTACCCTTTCTAAAATCTTCATGGCCCGTAAACCTTCGTTGAGTGGCGTAAATTCGGGATAAGCCACCAGCATAAAAGT is a window encoding:
- a CDS encoding ArsA family ATPase; the protein is MEVLLELPFEYQQQIDSKNQENTASSTALNPGDSDGKIQKLIERLKNKDKTTFMLVAYPEFTPLNEGLRAMKILERVGITIQGVFLNNIINETDCPDDFSRERWKLQQHYLHNAKELFGDKPLFKIPLYQHEIIGLTAIKYLSENIFTDNLYKHKTSLV